DNA sequence from the Geobacter sp. AOG2 genome:
TCGCAGGTTCTTCCGCAGAGCATCCGCGGCAGCCAAGGCCTTTTCTCCGGTTGGGTCCGTCAGCAGGCATTCCGAGTCTTCGGAGTGGCGCAGAAAATCAAAAACCGCCTCCTCGGTCAGTGTCATGTATTCGTCACGGTCGCTCTGTGCCAGGGTGTATCGCGAATTGTCCGACAGCGTCTGCATGACCTTTTGCCATTTTTCCAGCCGTGAGAGGAGCATGATGGAGTTGAAGATGCGCTTGTTGGTGCCGAAGGAGAAGATAGTGTTGGTCAGAACGCTGCGCAGCATGGCGTCATTGGCGCGCTGGTCGGAACGGCAGATCTCCCGCGCCTGTTCCCAGACCACCTTGTCCGCAAAGGTCTCAAAACGCATCTCCCAGTAGGTATGCTTCATGGTCACCGAGGCGAACGAACGCATGATCTTGTAGGGGACGAAATAATTGTGGGCAATGCCGTCCGCGGCCAGATGGGAGAGGTAGCCATAGGCGCAGGCCTTCTCACCGTCGCTACGGGCCGCTTGCAGAACCTTTTGGCCGATGCGCCAGCGGTGGCAGTTGAGGAGGTAGTGGGTGTATTTTTTCCCCACGATGATGTCGGCCGCGATGCAGCCGTAGAGATAATCACGGGGATATGCCGCCAGGATCGCCGCAATGTTGGCTGGCAGGGTGTCCAGTGCTGACAGCACGCTCAGCCCCGCCTGGAGGTGGATGCCGCCGCCCCAGGCATGGGCCGCATCGGGGACGAACACACCGCATATGAGTATGAACAACACTAAGAGGAGCATGGTGTCTTTCGCTTTGACATGGCTTTAAGGGAACTGGTACAGTTCAGAAGGTACGAATGTTACCCCAGAATGAGAAATGATACAATAAGAGGTATGGGGATGACTCAATCGTTTAAGGCTGTGGCGGTATCGTCCGTGGAGGAATACCTGCGAGCCCTCCAGGAAAGCGGCCT
Encoded proteins:
- a CDS encoding zinc dependent phospholipase C family protein encodes the protein MLLLVLFILICGVFVPDAAHAWGGGIHLQAGLSVLSALDTLPANIAAILAAYPRDYLYGCIAADIIVGKKYTHYLLNCHRWRIGQKVLQAARSDGEKACAYGYLSHLAADGIAHNYFVPYKIMRSFASVTMKHTYWEMRFETFADKVVWEQAREICRSDQRANDAMLRSVLTNTIFSFGTNKRIFNSIMLLSRLEKWQKVMQTLSDNSRYTLAQSDRDEYMTLTEEAVFDFLRHSEDSECLLTDPTGEKALAAADALRKNLRLLYKNGRISRAEGMEQVELLKSKLRQALRKPELLKGLHSK